The Anaeromicrobium sediminis genome includes a region encoding these proteins:
- a CDS encoding methyl-accepting chemotaxis protein, with protein MKLGIKTKLVGMFIILISIPLLFLGFTSYNRTIKIIEGDLNELCTSTIDGIEISIDNYLNNFSESLNMISKNTDVKEIIEHPEYEVYMIGMFKNFIDSHEDCISIYLGLKDKTMHTYPYTEFEEGFDPLTRPWYKSAYEKNTISWTEPYIDVTTNKLVVTASTPVYNSKDEFIGVIGIDIDLDTLSQKINKMKIGKDGYAALISSEKIMITHVEKEKIGKYVDSKEILDALDNNKKSVSYKYEQNGELKSKLAIFKTIKSTGWTLIGSLYTNEVFHRANTMLYRIIIIGVIFLIVSIGLAYIFSNYITKQIKNIVNNTEKMKQGDLSIKSHIKTGDEFEKLSNIFNDTVRTLGNLISNIQDASSEVRNSSENLAAIAEETSATSEQVGATVEEIARGALSQAKEAEKGYELVNGLSNKFDELMNNTKDMIESTENVVNSNLQGFEAVKDLVQKTDRNAQATHKIEEAIIELSRKSKNIEDILNTITSIAEQTNLLALNASIEAARAGEHGKGFAVVADEIRKLAEGSKAATDNIKDIIDNIQNDSENTVNIMNEVKVLSKEQGLSVSKVNDSFEVISKSVSDITYKTNRISDFVNSINKEKDLIVESIQNIAEVSEESASSSQEVNASMQQQLMATEEVAKLADEMNNLSKELAGQIKVFKI; from the coding sequence ATGAAGCTGGGAATTAAAACTAAATTGGTAGGGATGTTTATAATATTAATATCTATTCCCTTGTTATTTTTAGGATTTACTTCTTATAACAGAACTATAAAAATAATAGAAGGGGATTTAAATGAATTATGTACTAGTACAATAGATGGGATTGAAATATCTATTGATAATTATTTAAATAACTTTAGTGAAAGTTTAAATATGATTTCTAAGAATACAGATGTTAAAGAAATTATAGAACATCCTGAATATGAAGTATATATGATTGGAATGTTCAAAAACTTCATAGATTCTCATGAAGATTGTATATCTATATACTTAGGCCTTAAAGATAAAACTATGCATACATATCCTTATACAGAATTTGAAGAAGGGTTTGATCCGTTAACAAGACCTTGGTATAAAAGTGCATATGAAAAAAATACCATATCATGGACTGAGCCTTATATAGATGTTACTACTAATAAATTAGTAGTAACAGCATCAACTCCTGTATATAATAGCAAGGATGAATTTATAGGAGTTATTGGAATTGATATTGATTTAGATACATTATCCCAAAAAATAAATAAGATGAAAATAGGTAAAGATGGATATGCTGCCTTGATTTCTTCAGAAAAAATAATGATAACACATGTAGAAAAAGAAAAAATAGGGAAATATGTAGATAGTAAAGAGATATTAGATGCACTAGATAATAATAAAAAAAGTGTATCATATAAATATGAACAAAATGGAGAATTAAAATCTAAATTAGCAATATTTAAAACTATAAAATCAACTGGATGGACATTAATAGGAAGTTTATATACTAATGAAGTATTTCATAGAGCTAATACAATGTTGTATAGGATTATAATAATAGGAGTAATATTTCTAATAGTATCTATAGGATTAGCATATATATTTTCAAATTATATAACTAAGCAAATAAAGAATATAGTAAATAATACTGAGAAAATGAAACAGGGAGATTTATCTATAAAATCTCATATTAAAACGGGTGATGAATTTGAAAAACTTTCCAATATATTTAATGATACAGTAAGGACTTTAGGTAACTTAATAAGCAATATACAAGATGCATCTAGTGAAGTTAGAAACTCATCTGAGAATTTAGCAGCTATAGCTGAGGAGACTAGTGCAACTTCAGAACAAGTAGGAGCAACAGTTGAAGAAATAGCAAGGGGCGCATTATCTCAGGCGAAAGAGGCAGAAAAAGGATATGAATTAGTTAATGGTTTGTCTAATAAATTTGATGAACTTATGAACAATACAAAAGATATGATTGAATCAACTGAAAATGTAGTTAATTCTAATCTTCAAGGATTTGAAGCTGTTAAAGATTTAGTACAAAAGACTGATAGAAATGCTCAAGCTACTCATAAAATAGAAGAAGCTATAATTGAACTTAGTAGAAAATCAAAAAATATCGAAGATATATTAAATACAATTACATCAATTGCAGAGCAAACAAATTTGCTTGCACTTAATGCATCTATAGAAGCAGCAAGAGCAGGAGAACATGGTAAAGGATTTGCCGTTGTGGCAGATGAGATAAGAAAGCTTGCAGAAGGATCAAAGGCGGCCACTGATAATATAAAAGATATAATAGACAATATTCAAAATGATAGTGAAAATACTGTTAATATAATGAATGAAGTAAAAGTGTTATCTAAAGAACAAGGATTATCTGTTTCTAAAGTTAATGATTCCTTTGAGGTAATATCAAAATCTGTTAGTGATATAACATATAAAACCAATAGGATAAGTGATTTTGTAAACAGTATAAATAAAGAAAAAGATTTAATAGTAGAATCCATACAGAATATAGCAGAAGTATCAGAAGAAAGTGCATCTTCATCTCAAGAAGTAAATGCTTCTATGCAACAACAATTAATGGCAACTGAAGAAGTGGCAAAACTTGCAGATGAAATGAACAATCTTTCTAAGGAACTTGCAGGTCAAATAAAAGTATTCAAAATATAA
- a CDS encoding DUF1292 domain-containing protein yields MDNNNKADVIYIEDKDGDDLPCEILAQFEMEGKSYVALLPQGQEEEVYLFGYKETGDRAELSEIKSNDEYESVSEAFFTLY; encoded by the coding sequence ATGGATAATAACAACAAAGCAGATGTTATATATATAGAAGATAAAGATGGAGATGATCTTCCCTGTGAGATATTAGCTCAATTTGAAATGGAAGGGAAGAGTTATGTGGCCCTATTGCCACAAGGACAAGAAGAAGAAGTATATTTATTTGGATATAAGGAAACTGGTGATAGAGCAGAGCTCTCAGAGATAAAATCAAATGACGAATATGAATCTGTATCAGAAGCTTTCTTTACTTTATATTAA
- a CDS encoding dUTP diphosphatase encodes MELNELFKVQEIMENHIKKLSNIDEEIKGKENLFDLKFLALQVKTGEIANTTKCYKYYKVKKIISKEKLLIRYIDALKFLLSIGNDHNFNIINEEVIDKSKYEDNIIKLFSYIYDDITDLKKSAKKDDYFHALNTYVRLFTRYLNLAELIGLNFSEIYSYYMENIAIELE; translated from the coding sequence ATGGAATTAAATGAACTATTTAAAGTACAAGAAATTATGGAAAATCACATTAAGAAACTTTCTAATATTGATGAAGAGATTAAGGGAAAAGAAAATTTATTTGATTTAAAATTTTTGGCTCTTCAGGTTAAAACTGGAGAAATAGCTAATACTACTAAATGCTATAAATACTATAAGGTAAAGAAAATTATATCTAAAGAAAAACTATTAATAAGGTATATTGATGCTTTGAAATTTCTGTTATCTATTGGTAACGACCATAACTTTAACATTATAAATGAAGAGGTTATAGATAAATCAAAATATGAGGATAATATAATAAAATTATTTTCATACATATATGATGATATAACTGATCTTAAGAAATCAGCTAAAAAAGATGATTATTTCCATGCTTTAAATACCTATGTAAGATTGTTTACTAGATACTTAAATCTAGCAGAATTAATAGGACTTAACTTCAGTGAAATTTATAGCTATTATATGGAAAATATAGCTATAGAACTAGAATAA